In a single window of the Streptomyces sp. HUAS ZL42 genome:
- the holA gene encoding DNA polymerase III subunit delta: MARKTANDDPLAPVTLAVGQEDLLLDRAVQEVVAAARAADADTDVRDLTPDQLQPGTLAELTSPSLFAERKVVVVRNAQDLSADTVKDVKAYLGAPAEEITLVLLHAGGAKGKGLLDAVRKAGAREVACPKMTKPADRLAFVRGEFRTLGRSATPEACQALVDAIGSDLRELASAVAQLVADVEGTIDEAVVGRYYKGRAEASSFTVADRAVEGRAAEALEALRWSLATGVAPVMITSALAQGVRAIGKLSSARGGRPADLARELGMPPWKIDRVRQQMRGWTPDGVAVALRAVAEADAGVKGGGDDPEYALEKAVVTIARAARSRGRA, translated from the coding sequence ATGGCCAGGAAGACTGCGAATGACGACCCTCTCGCCCCGGTGACGCTTGCCGTGGGCCAGGAGGACCTCCTGCTCGACCGTGCCGTGCAGGAGGTGGTGGCCGCCGCCAGGGCCGCCGACGCCGACACGGACGTACGTGACCTGACCCCGGACCAGTTGCAGCCGGGCACGCTCGCCGAGCTGACCAGCCCCTCGCTCTTCGCGGAGCGCAAGGTCGTGGTCGTACGCAACGCGCAGGACCTGTCGGCCGACACGGTCAAGGACGTGAAGGCGTATCTCGGGGCGCCCGCCGAGGAGATCACCCTCGTGCTGCTGCACGCGGGTGGAGCCAAGGGCAAGGGGTTGCTGGACGCCGTGCGCAAGGCGGGCGCGCGGGAGGTGGCCTGTCCGAAGATGACCAAGCCGGCGGACCGGCTGGCCTTCGTGCGGGGTGAGTTCCGTACGCTCGGGCGGTCCGCCACCCCCGAGGCGTGCCAGGCGCTCGTCGATGCGATCGGGAGCGATCTCAGGGAGCTGGCGTCGGCCGTGGCGCAGCTCGTCGCCGACGTCGAGGGGACCATCGACGAGGCCGTCGTCGGGCGGTACTACAAGGGGCGGGCCGAGGCGTCGAGCTTCACCGTCGCGGACCGGGCGGTCGAAGGGCGGGCCGCGGAGGCGCTGGAGGCGTTGCGGTGGTCGCTGGCCACCGGCGTCGCACCCGTGATGATCACGAGCGCGCTCGCGCAGGGCGTGCGGGCGATCGGCAAGCTGTCCTCCGCGCGTGGTGGGCGCCCCGCCGACCTCGCGCGCGAGCTGGGCATGCCGCCGTGGAAGATCGACCGGGTGCGCCAGCAGATGCGCGGTTGGACGCCGGACGGGGTGGCCGTCGCGCTGCGGGCCGTGGCCGAGGCCGACGCGGGGGTGAAGGGCGGCGGGGACGACCCCGAGTACGCCCTGGAGAAGGCCGTCGTCACCATCGCGCGCGCGGCGCGGTCCAGGGGGCGGGCGTAG
- a CDS encoding arylamine N-acetyltransferase — translation MNPAQVDAYLRRLGVAHPAWPTVDVLRELHLRHLQTVPFENLSIHLGEEIVLEEKRLLDKLLGAGRGGFCYELNGAFGALLATLGFDVTLLAARVHGEEGRLGIPYDHLALRVRTVDAGEWLADVGFGAHSHYPLAFEERGEQVDPGGVFRIVAAGPDAAGARGGVAGSVEVADLDVVRNGRPEYRLEVRPRVLGDFVAGAWWHTTSPTSHFTQSLVCSRVTEEGGRITLSGRRLTVTAADGAREERELGTDEEVLAEYRDRFGIELTSVPTVGERNRDD, via the coding sequence ATGAATCCCGCACAGGTTGATGCCTACCTCCGCCGCCTGGGCGTCGCGCACCCGGCGTGGCCCACCGTCGACGTGCTGCGCGAGCTGCACCTGCGCCACCTGCAGACGGTGCCCTTCGAGAACCTGTCGATCCACCTCGGCGAGGAGATCGTGCTGGAGGAGAAGCGGCTGCTGGACAAGTTGCTGGGGGCGGGGCGGGGAGGGTTCTGCTACGAACTGAACGGGGCGTTCGGGGCGCTGCTCGCCACGCTGGGGTTCGACGTCACGCTGCTCGCGGCGCGCGTCCACGGGGAGGAGGGCCGCCTCGGGATCCCGTACGACCATCTCGCGCTGCGGGTGCGGACGGTGGACGCGGGCGAGTGGCTGGCCGATGTGGGGTTCGGGGCGCACAGCCACTACCCGCTGGCCTTCGAGGAGCGGGGTGAGCAGGTGGACCCCGGTGGGGTGTTCCGGATCGTCGCGGCGGGGCCGGACGCTGCGGGAGCGCGGGGCGGTGTCGCCGGGTCGGTCGAGGTGGCGGACTTGGACGTCGTCCGCAACGGCAGACCGGAGTACCGCCTGGAGGTGCGGCCCCGGGTGCTGGGCGACTTCGTGGCCGGGGCCTGGTGGCACACGACCTCCCCGACGTCGCACTTCACGCAGTCGCTGGTCTGCTCGCGCGTCACCGAGGAGGGAGGGAGGATCACGCTCAGCGGACGGCGGCTGACGGTGACGGCGGCGGACGGGGCGCGTGAGGAGCGGGAGTTGGGCACGGACGAGGAGGTGCTCGCGGAGTACCGGGACCGGTTCGGGATCGAGCTGACGTCGGTGCCGACGGTGGGTGAGCGCAACCGGGATGACTGA
- a CDS encoding helix-hairpin-helix domain-containing protein yields MALRSRSRTATATSGPGRGPASDGRTRHRRPPVRGRNRIRHRHASAEDLRRRAELLFAERAGAWRESGAGPPVEERREVHADGIPADAGAVPDITPDADADAHAHADAGTRRVAAGWQERAGLALRERMPVWLQARCGLERRSAVALTVLLVVVAAFAAQHYWTGRTQPVRAPEVVRAAASYGAREPAEAAAPGAPAGASADAAATAGNEIVVDVSGKVRDPGIHRLPPGSRVADALRAAGGVRPGTNTDGLNRARFLVDGEQVLVGAPAPVGGPGVGGAAGEPAGAAPAAPVSLNTATVDQLETLPGVGPVLAQHIVDYRTRHGGFRSVDELRDVNGIGERRFADLRNLVRP; encoded by the coding sequence ATGGCACTTCGATCACGCTCACGCACAGCGACCGCAACCAGTGGCCCGGGACGCGGACCCGCCTCCGACGGCCGAACTCGCCACCGACGACCGCCCGTACGGGGCCGGAACCGGATCCGGCACCGTCACGCGTCGGCGGAAGACCTCCGGCGACGAGCGGAGCTGCTCTTCGCCGAACGCGCCGGTGCATGGCGGGAGTCGGGGGCGGGGCCGCCGGTGGAGGAACGGCGTGAGGTGCACGCCGACGGGATCCCGGCGGACGCGGGGGCGGTTCCTGACATCACCCCCGATGCCGATGCCGACGCCCATGCCCATGCCGATGCCGGAACCCGCCGGGTCGCGGCCGGTTGGCAGGAGCGTGCCGGGCTCGCCCTGCGGGAGCGGATGCCGGTGTGGCTGCAGGCGCGGTGCGGGCTGGAGCGGCGGAGCGCGGTCGCGCTGACGGTGCTGCTCGTCGTCGTGGCGGCGTTCGCGGCGCAGCACTACTGGACCGGCAGGACCCAGCCCGTGCGGGCGCCCGAGGTGGTGCGGGCGGCCGCTTCGTACGGGGCCCGGGAACCGGCCGAGGCGGCCGCACCCGGCGCCCCGGCAGGCGCCTCCGCGGATGCCGCGGCCACGGCGGGCAACGAGATCGTGGTGGACGTCAGCGGCAAGGTCCGCGATCCCGGGATCCACCGCCTGCCGCCCGGCTCGCGTGTGGCCGACGCCCTGCGCGCGGCCGGCGGGGTGCGCCCGGGCACCAACACCGACGGCCTGAACCGCGCCCGCTTCCTCGTGGACGGGGAACAGGTGCTCGTGGGTGCTCCCGCGCCCGTCGGAGGGCCGGGAGTCGGGGGTGCCGCCGGTGAACCGGCCGGTGCGGCTCCGGCGGCGCCGGTGTCCCTCAACACCGCCACCGTGGACCAGCTCGAGACCCTGCCGGGCGTGGGACCCGTGCTGGCGCAGCACATCGTCGACTACCGCACCCGGCACGGCGGTTTCCGTTCGGTGGACGAGCTGCGCGACGTCAATGGCATCGGCGAGCGCCGCTTCGCCGATCTGCGGAATCTCGTACGGCCATGA
- the lepA gene encoding translation elongation factor 4: MPATPNNVPEPSRTDPALIRNFCIIAHIDHGKSTLADRMLQLTGVVEQRQMRAQYLDRMDIERERGITIKSQAVRLPWAPTHDPGNTHILNMIDTPGHVDFTYEVSRSLAACEGTVLLVDAAQGIEAQTLANLYLAMENDLTIIPVLNKIDLPAAQPEKFAEELANLVGCEPDDVLRVSAKTGLGVDALLDKVVRDIPAPVGVKDAPARAMIFDSVYDSYRGVVTYVRVIDGQLNKRERIRMMSTGATHELLEIGTNSPEMLPADGLGVGEVGYLITGVKDVRQSKVGDTVTSQVKGATQALGGYKDPKPMVFSGLYPLDGSDYPELREALDKLQLNDAALVYEPETSAALGFGFRVGFLGLLHLDVIRERLEREFGLDLIATAPNVVYCVIMEDGTEHVVTNPSEFPEGKIDEVFEPVVRATILAPTEFIGAIMELCQTRRGSLLGMDYLSEDRVEIRYTLPLAEIVFDFFDQLKSKTRGYASLDYEPTGEQSSSLVKVDILLHGDKVDAFSAITHKDQAYAYGVRLVAKLRELIPRQNFEVPVQAAIGSRVIARETIRAIRKDVLAKCYGGDISRKRKLLEKQKEGKKRMKMVGSVEVPQEAFIAVLSSDDSAGSAKGKK, encoded by the coding sequence GTGCCCGCGACCCCTAACAATGTGCCCGAGCCGAGCCGTACCGACCCGGCTCTGATCCGCAATTTCTGCATCATCGCGCACATCGACCACGGCAAGTCCACGCTCGCCGACCGGATGCTCCAGCTGACCGGTGTGGTCGAGCAGCGGCAGATGCGTGCTCAGTACCTCGACCGCATGGACATCGAGCGTGAGCGCGGCATCACGATCAAGTCCCAGGCGGTGCGTCTGCCGTGGGCCCCCACCCACGATCCGGGCAACACGCACATCCTCAACATGATCGACACCCCGGGGCACGTCGACTTCACGTACGAGGTCTCGCGGTCGCTGGCCGCCTGCGAGGGGACCGTCCTCCTCGTCGACGCCGCCCAGGGCATCGAGGCCCAGACCCTCGCCAACCTCTACCTGGCGATGGAGAACGACCTCACGATCATCCCGGTGCTCAACAAGATCGACCTGCCGGCCGCGCAGCCCGAGAAGTTCGCCGAGGAACTCGCCAACCTCGTCGGCTGCGAGCCCGACGACGTGCTGCGGGTCTCCGCCAAGACCGGCCTCGGCGTCGACGCGCTGCTCGACAAGGTGGTCCGGGACATCCCGGCGCCGGTCGGGGTCAAGGACGCGCCCGCCCGCGCGATGATCTTCGACTCGGTGTACGACTCGTACCGGGGCGTGGTCACGTACGTCCGTGTCATCGACGGTCAGCTCAACAAGCGCGAGCGCATCCGGATGATGTCCACGGGCGCCACGCACGAGCTGCTGGAGATCGGGACCAACTCGCCCGAGATGCTCCCTGCCGACGGCCTCGGCGTCGGCGAGGTGGGCTATCTGATCACCGGTGTGAAGGACGTCCGCCAGTCCAAGGTCGGTGACACCGTCACCAGCCAGGTCAAGGGCGCGACTCAGGCCCTCGGCGGCTACAAGGACCCGAAGCCGATGGTCTTCTCCGGCCTGTATCCGCTGGACGGCTCCGACTACCCCGAGCTGCGCGAGGCCCTGGACAAGCTGCAGCTCAACGACGCCGCGCTGGTCTATGAGCCGGAGACCTCCGCCGCCCTCGGCTTCGGCTTCCGCGTCGGCTTCCTGGGCCTGCTCCACCTCGACGTGATCCGCGAGCGGCTGGAGCGCGAGTTCGGGCTCGACCTGATCGCCACCGCGCCCAACGTGGTCTACTGCGTGATCATGGAGGACGGCACCGAGCACGTCGTCACCAACCCGAGCGAGTTCCCCGAGGGGAAGATCGACGAGGTCTTCGAGCCGGTGGTGCGGGCCACGATCCTCGCGCCCACCGAGTTCATCGGCGCGATCATGGAGCTGTGCCAGACCCGGCGCGGCAGCCTGCTCGGCATGGACTACCTCTCCGAGGACCGTGTCGAGATCCGCTACACGCTTCCCCTCGCCGAGATCGTCTTCGACTTCTTCGACCAGCTGAAGTCCAAGACCCGCGGGTACGCGTCCCTGGACTACGAGCCCACCGGGGAGCAGTCCTCGAGCCTGGTCAAGGTCGACATCCTGCTGCACGGCGACAAGGTCGACGCCTTCTCGGCGATCACCCACAAGGACCAGGCCTACGCATATGGCGTACGGCTCGTTGCCAAGCTCAGGGAACTCATCCCGCGGCAGAACTTCGAGGTGCCCGTCCAGGCCGCCATCGGGTCGCGGGTCATCGCCCGTGAGACCATCCGCGCCATCCGCAAGGACGTCCTCGCCAAGTGCTACGGCGGCGACATCTCCCGCAAGCGGAAGCTGCTGGAGAAGCAGAAGGAGGGCAAGAAGCGGATGAAGATGGTGGGTTCCGTGGAGGTTCCGCAGGAGGCCTTCATCGCCGTACTGAGCAGTGACGACAGCGCGGGCTCGGCCAAGGGCAAGAAGTAA
- a CDS encoding YceI family protein translates to MIGRWLGNRTNRVQRTSPLAALQTPPSAGVLSCRVLDPVNAPVAHAEFAVSDAMGRKVVSGGTDPYGSFVATVPAGEYKLAVSADGYTPYRATALVGENSLASLGDVTLQPAHPPEPPAPGDWEIEPTHSSIAFTARHIGLARIHGRFNTFAGVVRIADPVEQSAMHVVIDAASIDTNVRMRDDHLRSADFLDVQRFPTLEFYSDRFVHRGGSRWAVTGALSLHGVTRTVTLDTEYLGLGNGMEGEVRAACRATTELRRDDFTVSWQTMLARGIAVVGPSIGIELDVQVVRRS, encoded by the coding sequence ATGATCGGCCGCTGGCTGGGAAACCGAACGAACCGGGTGCAACGGACGAGTCCCCTGGCGGCGCTGCAGACCCCGCCGAGTGCCGGGGTGCTGAGCTGCCGGGTGCTGGATCCGGTCAACGCACCGGTGGCGCATGCGGAGTTCGCGGTCAGCGACGCCATGGGGCGCAAGGTGGTCAGCGGTGGTACGGATCCCTACGGGTCGTTCGTGGCGACGGTTCCGGCGGGGGAGTACAAGCTCGCGGTGTCCGCCGACGGGTACACGCCGTACCGGGCGACCGCCCTCGTCGGTGAGAACTCGCTCGCCTCGCTGGGCGATGTGACGCTCCAGCCGGCCCATCCGCCGGAGCCACCGGCGCCGGGCGACTGGGAGATCGAGCCGACGCATTCGTCGATCGCCTTCACCGCGCGGCACATCGGACTGGCCCGGATTCACGGGCGGTTCAACACCTTCGCGGGGGTCGTCCGGATCGCCGATCCGGTGGAGCAGTCGGCGATGCACGTGGTGATCGACGCGGCGTCCATCGACACGAACGTGCGGATGCGCGACGACCACCTTCGGTCGGCGGACTTCCTGGACGTCCAGCGGTTTCCGACGCTCGAGTTCTACAGCGACCGGTTCGTCCACAGGGGCGGCAGCCGGTGGGCCGTCACCGGGGCGCTGTCGTTGCACGGGGTGACGCGCACGGTCACGCTCGACACGGAGTACCTCGGGCTCGGGAACGGGATGGAGGGCGAGGTGCGGGCAGCGTGCCGGGCCACCACCGAACTGCGCCGGGACGACTTCACGGTGAGCTGGCAGACGATGCTGGCGCGGGGTATCGCGGTGGTGGGACCGAGCATCGGTATCGAGCTGGACGTGCAGGTCGTGCGCAGGAGCTGA
- a CDS encoding DegV family protein, translating to MSRHVAIVTDSTAYLPPRTMERHGITAVPLTVVLGDQALDEGSEISTRSLAQALQKRRPVTTSRPSPQLFAETYRKVAESGATGIVSLHLSAELSGTYDAAVVAGREAPVPVRVVDTGMVAMALGFCALAAAEAAETGGTVDEAVAAAEKRAAGTSAYFYVDTLDYLRRGGRIGAAQALLGSALAVKPLLRLDDGRIELLEKVRTASKAIARLEELVADRAGSAPVDIAVHHLAAPDRASALADRLRARVPGVADLHVSEVGAVIGAHTGPGLLGVVVSPR from the coding sequence ATGTCCCGCCATGTCGCGATCGTCACCGATTCAACGGCCTACTTGCCGCCGCGGACGATGGAGCGCCACGGCATCACCGCGGTACCCCTGACCGTGGTCCTCGGTGACCAGGCGCTCGACGAGGGTTCGGAGATCTCGACCCGTTCGCTGGCGCAGGCACTGCAGAAGCGACGCCCCGTCACCACCTCGCGCCCCAGCCCCCAACTCTTCGCGGAGACCTACCGCAAGGTCGCCGAGTCCGGCGCCACCGGCATCGTCTCCCTCCACCTGTCCGCCGAACTCTCGGGCACGTACGACGCGGCCGTCGTCGCGGGGCGCGAGGCGCCGGTGCCGGTGCGGGTGGTGGACACCGGCATGGTCGCGATGGCACTCGGGTTCTGCGCGCTCGCCGCGGCCGAGGCGGCGGAGACGGGCGGCACGGTGGACGAGGCCGTCGCGGCCGCCGAGAAGCGGGCCGCGGGCACCTCCGCCTACTTCTACGTCGACACCCTCGACTATCTGCGCCGCGGCGGCCGGATCGGCGCGGCGCAGGCCCTGTTGGGCTCCGCGCTCGCGGTGAAGCCGCTGCTGCGACTGGACGACGGCCGCATCGAACTTCTGGAGAAGGTACGTACGGCGTCGAAGGCGATCGCCCGGCTCGAGGAGCTCGTGGCCGACCGGGCGGGCAGCGCCCCGGTCGACATCGCCGTCCACCATCTCGCCGCGCCCGACCGGGCCTCGGCCCTGGCGGACCGCCTGCGGGCGCGTGTTCCCGGCGTTGCCGACCTGCATGTGAGCGAGGTGGGAGCGGTGATCGGGGCACACACGGGGCCGGGGTTGCTGGGGGTTGTGGTCTCTCCGCGGTGA
- a CDS encoding ComEC/Rec2 family competence protein has translation MHAASGKRLGAANPRQEGPTDLRLVPPALAAWATAALTLDAPPGQVTALVVVCSALAAVLLLVRRRRAGGLQEPGRVRAGSRTAVAAALLCVAAAAASAGLHGADLRRGPVPVLARQYATVTAEVEVTADPRLTRPRVRGDHAAPSAVLVEAEVRRVEERGGTVVATRTPVLVIVGAGADPRKATVGTGRAAARSSWLGLLPSTRLRVTGRLAPAMTGGDRIAAVLRVRDRAAPQVVAEPSGAQRFAGRLRAGLREATGGLPPDARALLPGLVVGDTSRITPELDEAFKETDLAHTLAVSGSNLTIILALLIGPPGLAQHVERRGLAPRLGISLRATALLGGGLTLGFVVVCRPDPSVLRAAACGAVALLALATGRRRSLVPALAAAVLLLVLYDPWLARSYGFLLSVLATGALLTLAPRWSRALRRCRIPPRPAEALAAAAAAQALCAPVVAVLSARVSLVAVPCNLLAEVAVAPATVLGFAALAAAPVAMPVAEALAWCASWPAGWIADVARTGAALPGAGVDWPGSWTGALLLALVTAVVVLVGRRVLGHPWWCGVCGVLLLLVVVQPPPLTRVITGWPPPGWRFAMCDVGQGDALVLAAGGGTGVVVDAGPDPALVDRCLHTLGITTVPLVVLTHFHADHVAGLPGVLRGRAVGAIETTGFEEPVDQVEFVRRAAAERHIPITRAGAGEERRIGALSWQVLWPAPGPAPEPEDPNDASVTLFVRSAELTLLLLGDLEPPAQRALLRSSAAALLAGVDVLKVAHHGSAYQDPDLVRAVAPRLALISCGADNPYGHPAPGTVAALRAGGAQVLRTDQDGALAVAGRGGELRVARD, from the coding sequence GTGCACGCAGCCTCCGGGAAGCGGCTGGGGGCCGCCAACCCACGGCAGGAAGGACCGACGGATCTGAGACTCGTCCCGCCCGCGCTGGCGGCCTGGGCGACGGCGGCGCTGACGCTGGACGCACCGCCGGGACAGGTGACCGCGCTCGTGGTGGTCTGCTCGGCCCTGGCCGCCGTACTGCTGCTGGTGCGCCGAAGGAGAGCAGGAGGCCTGCAGGAGCCAGGGCGGGTTCGCGCAGGGTCGCGCACGGCGGTCGCGGCGGCACTGCTGTGCGTGGCCGCGGCTGCCGCCTCGGCCGGGCTGCACGGGGCGGATCTGCGGCGCGGACCCGTGCCGGTGCTGGCGCGGCAGTACGCCACGGTGACCGCCGAGGTCGAGGTCACCGCCGACCCGCGGCTCACCCGGCCACGGGTCAGAGGGGATCACGCGGCTCCGTCCGCCGTGCTGGTGGAGGCGGAGGTGCGACGAGTCGAGGAGAGGGGTGGGACGGTGGTGGCGACGCGGACACCTGTGCTCGTGATCGTCGGCGCGGGCGCGGATCCCCGGAAGGCGACCGTGGGAACGGGGAGAGCTGCCGCACGCTCGTCCTGGCTCGGGCTGCTGCCTTCCACACGGCTGCGGGTGACCGGGCGGCTGGCGCCCGCGATGACCGGCGGCGACCGGATCGCGGCGGTGCTGCGGGTGCGGGACCGGGCGGCACCGCAGGTCGTGGCGGAGCCGTCGGGAGCGCAGCGGTTCGCGGGCCGGTTGCGGGCCGGGCTGCGGGAGGCCACCGGCGGACTGCCGCCGGACGCGCGGGCGCTGCTGCCCGGGCTGGTCGTCGGCGACACCTCACGGATCACGCCCGAACTGGACGAGGCCTTCAAGGAGACGGACCTCGCGCACACGCTCGCGGTGTCCGGAAGCAACCTCACGATCATCCTCGCGCTGCTCATCGGGCCACCCGGACTGGCCCAGCACGTCGAGCGGCGCGGCCTGGCGCCCAGGCTCGGCATCTCCCTGAGGGCGACCGCGCTCCTCGGCGGAGGGCTCACCCTCGGGTTCGTCGTCGTGTGCAGGCCGGATCCGAGCGTGCTGCGGGCCGCGGCCTGCGGAGCCGTCGCGCTGCTCGCCCTCGCGACCGGACGCCGCAGATCCCTGGTTCCTGCACTGGCCGCGGCCGTACTGCTGCTGGTGCTGTACGACCCGTGGCTGGCCCGCAGCTACGGCTTCCTGCTCTCCGTCCTCGCCACCGGCGCCCTGCTCACGCTCGCGCCCCGCTGGAGCAGGGCCCTGCGAAGGTGCCGGATTCCGCCGCGGCCGGCCGAGGCGCTGGCCGCCGCGGCCGCCGCGCAGGCCCTGTGCGCGCCGGTCGTGGCGGTGCTGTCGGCGCGGGTGAGCCTGGTGGCGGTGCCGTGCAACCTGCTGGCGGAGGTCGCCGTCGCGCCGGCGACGGTGCTCGGGTTCGCCGCGCTGGCGGCGGCACCGGTCGCGATGCCGGTGGCCGAGGCACTCGCCTGGTGCGCGAGTTGGCCGGCCGGGTGGATCGCGGACGTGGCGCGGACGGGGGCGGCGCTGCCCGGCGCGGGAGTGGACTGGCCGGGCAGCTGGACCGGGGCCCTGCTGCTCGCCCTTGTGACCGCGGTCGTCGTGCTCGTCGGCCGGCGGGTGCTGGGACACCCCTGGTGGTGCGGGGTGTGCGGGGTGCTGCTCCTGCTGGTGGTGGTGCAGCCGCCACCGCTGACCCGGGTGATCACGGGCTGGCCGCCGCCGGGCTGGCGGTTCGCGATGTGCGACGTGGGACAGGGCGACGCCCTGGTGCTCGCGGCGGGTGGGGGTACCGGGGTGGTGGTGGACGCCGGGCCCGATCCGGCCCTGGTCGACCGGTGTCTGCACACGCTGGGCATCACCACGGTTCCGCTCGTCGTACTGACGCACTTCCACGCCGATCACGTGGCCGGACTGCCGGGCGTGCTGCGGGGGCGCGCGGTGGGCGCGATCGAGACGACGGGATTCGAGGAGCCCGTGGACCAGGTGGAGTTCGTGCGGAGGGCTGCGGCCGAGCGGCACATCCCGATCACCCGGGCCGGCGCCGGGGAGGAGCGGCGCATCGGGGCGCTCTCCTGGCAGGTGCTGTGGCCGGCGCCGGGCCCGGCGCCGGAACCGGAGGACCCGAACGACGCCAGTGTCACGCTGTTCGTCCGGTCGGCCGAGCTGACTCTGCTGCTGCTCGGGGATCTCGAACCCCCGGCGCAGCGGGCCCTGTTGAGGTCGTCGGCGGCGGCGCTCCTGGCCGGGGTGGACGTGCTCAAGGTGGCCCATCACGGCTCGGCCTATCAGGATCCCGACCTCGTACGGGCCGTGGCTCCGCGGCTGGCGTTGATCTCGTGCGGGGCGGACAACCCGTACGGGCACCCGGCTCCCGGCACGGTCGCGGCGTTGCGGGCCGGGGGCGCACAGGTGCTGCGGACGGACCAGGACGGGGCGCTGGCGGTGGCCGGGAGGGGCGGGGAGTTGCGGGTGGCGCGAGACTGA
- a CDS encoding nuclear transport factor 2 family protein, with protein MAEHPHAALVRKGYEAFSRGDMETLRGVLSGDCTHHVPGSHPLSGDYKGQDAVIEMYGRLFEETGGTMQVELRNILVDGRGHAVSVHRFTAERQGKRIDETGGIVFRIVGEKATDLDECVADIDKANDFWS; from the coding sequence ATGGCTGAACACCCGCACGCAGCGCTCGTCCGCAAGGGCTACGAAGCATTCTCGCGAGGTGACATGGAAACCTTGCGCGGCGTGTTGTCGGGGGACTGTACGCACCATGTGCCCGGCAGTCACCCACTCTCGGGCGACTACAAGGGACAGGACGCGGTCATCGAGATGTACGGCCGGCTCTTCGAGGAGACGGGCGGGACGATGCAGGTCGAACTGCGCAACATTCTCGTCGACGGCCGCGGCCACGCCGTGTCCGTGCACCGCTTCACCGCCGAGCGCCAGGGCAAGCGCATCGACGAGACGGGAGGCATCGTCTTCCGGATCGTGGGGGAGAAGGCCACCGACCTCGACGAGTGCGTGGCGGACATCGACAAGGCCAACGACTTCTGGTCGTGA
- the rpsT gene encoding 30S ribosomal protein S20: MANIKSQIKRIKTNEKARLRNKAVKSSLKTAIRKAREAAAAGDVEKATELQRAASRALDKAVSKGVIHKNQAANKKSALASKVASLKG; encoded by the coding sequence GTGGCGAACATCAAGTCCCAGATCAAGCGGATCAAGACCAACGAGAAGGCCCGGCTGCGCAACAAGGCCGTCAAGTCCTCCCTGAAGACCGCGATCCGCAAGGCCCGTGAGGCCGCTGCCGCGGGTGACGTCGAGAAGGCCACCGAGCTCCAGCGCGCCGCGTCGCGTGCGCTCGACAAGGCCGTCTCGAAGGGCGTCATCCACAAGAACCAGGCTGCCAACAAGAAGTCGGCGCTGGCTTCGAAGGTCGCGTCCCTCAAGGGCTGA